In Natrinema amylolyticum, the DNA window GTTCACGACGCACCTCGAGTGAGCGGGACACCGTCGGCAGCGCCGCGGCGACCGGTATCGGCCGATTCGCGCAGCTCACTGCGCGAAGAGGACGTGAGCGAATGGGCGGAAAACGCGGCGCTCTTCGTGTGTCGAAACGGAACAGAACCGTTCGGCGATGGGTCTCCTAATCGTCGGTAGCGACCCTTACGAATCGTCGGCGACCGCGCTGCCGATCCCGTCGACCGGTCGGTCCGGCGTGAACTCCTCGATCTCGTCGGGCAGTCCGAGCTGGTACTGCGTGCCGTTCTCTCGGACCGACGTCCGACCGCGGTGGACCGAGACGTCGCCGTTCAAGTGAAGCTGGACGGCCTCGAGCAGGGCGTCGGCCTCCAGGGGCTGGCCGCGGCGTTTCATCTCCGCGAGGTCGGCGTCGTCGGGGACGTCGAACGCGCGCTGGGTGATGATCGGCCCCTGATCGAGATCGGTCGTGACGTAGTGGGCTGTGACGCCCGCGACGCGAACGCCCTCCTCGACGGCCTGTCGGTAGGCCTCCGCGCCGGGGAACGCCGGCAGCAGGGACGGGTGGACGTTGATGATGCGGTCCTCGTAGCGGAAGACGACATTAGGGCTGAGGATGCGCATGTATCGCGCGAGGACGATCAGGTCGACGTCGTACTCCGCGAGGAGTTCGAGCAGTTCGTCCTCGTTTTGCTGCCCGCCCTCGTCGCCGATATCGTGGAAGGGCACGTCGTAGTGGTCGGCCAGCGGCTGGAGGTCGTCGTGGTTCCCGATGACGACCCCGATGTCCGCGCCGAGTTCGTCGTTGGCCCACGCCTCGAACAGGGCCTCGAGACAGTGGCTCTCCTTCGTGACGAGGACGGCGATCTGCTGCGTTTCGCGGTCGGCGGGGAACCGGACCTGAACGTCTAATCCGAGGTCGTCGCCGAGTTCGTGGAGGTCCTCGCGGAGCGTTTCCTCCGTACAGACCATCTCGGAGGTATCGACGGCGAGATACATCCGGAAGACGCCGTCGCGGACCGCCTGATCGAGGTCCTCGATGTTGACCCCGCGCTCGAACAGGAGGCTGGTCACGTTCGCGACCAGTCCGGTGTCGTCGTCCCCGATCACCGTGATTTCGGTTACGTCGGTCGTCATCGCTGCCACCTCCGCTCGAGCGAATTGCGATCCATCACGACGGATTGCAGTCTACGGGCGGCTAAAAGTCCTGCTTTCCGGAGTGAAGCGTGCGAATTACCCGCACTCCCTTCGTTGTTCGACATAGATATCGGAAAAATTCTACGGAGAGCGCAATGAAGATAGTGGTCGGTTCGCGCCGACCGAGACGAGCGCTCGCGATTATCGCTGCTCGGGCGACATCGTCGTCGCGCGAGCGACGTGATCGGCCGTCGGGCGACTGCCCGCTCTGATCGCGCCGCGACCGATCGCCGCGTGGCCCCCTTCTGTATCCACGAACGTGCATTACGGAGTTAAGGCGAAAGCGTTTTTGAGCACGGTTACGGGGTAACAGGTAATGACCGCCTACACCGCGACGGTGACGGTTCGACTCAAACGGGGCGTGTTGGACCCCGAGGCCGAGACCACGAAGCAAGCCCTCGAGCGACTGGGCTTCGAACTCGAGGACCTGCGGTCGGCCGACCGCTTCGAGGTCGACCTCGAGGCCGACGGCGCGGACGACGCGCGCGAGCGCGCAGACGAGATGGCCGAACGGCTGCTGGCGAACCCGACCATCCACGATTACGACGTGGAGGTCGCCGAACGGTAGATGACAGTCGCATACACACTGATCGAAACCGTCGGTCGCAACCCCACGGGGTGGCGACTGTGACGGTTTCGATCATCCGCTTCGGCGGCTCGAACTGCGACCGTGACGCCGAACGCGCGCTGGCACACCTGGACATCGACGCCGAGATCGTCTGGCACGAGGACGGCCTCCCCGAGGACACGACGGGGGTCATCCTCCCTGGCGGGTTCTCCTACGGCGACTATCTCCGCGCGGGAGCGATGGCGGCCCGCTCGCCGATCATGGCCGAGGTCCGCGAGGCCGCCGCCGACGGCGTTCCCGTCCTCGGCGTCTGTAACGGGGCCCAGATCGGCTGCGAGTCCGGGCTGACCGAGGGCGCGTTCACGACCAACGAGAGTGCGCGCTTCCAGTGCGAACACGTCTATCTACGCGTCGAGCGCACGGACACGCCCTGGACCGCCGCCTACGAGGAGGGCGAGGTCATCGAAGTCCCCATCGCCCACGGCGAGGGGCGCTACGAGATCGACGACGACCAACTCGCCGAACTCGAGGACGAGGGTCGAGTCCTCTTTCGCTACTGCGATGAGAGCGGCGAACCGACTCCCGAGGCGAACCCGAACGGGTCCAAACACAGCGTCGCCGGCGTCCTCGGCGAGCGCGCGTCCGTCGCGGTGTTGATGCCCCACCCCGAACGCGCGACGCTGCCCGATATCGGCCCAACCGACGGACAGGGCGTTTTGCGCGGGTTCGAATCGGCAGCAAACGGCGCATAGGTTCGCAGGCGGCTGTTTTCGAGGAGTGTTCGCTCGAGCGCGGAGACGACTCAGTCCGTGAGCCGAGTCGAAGACTAATAGTACCGGGGTGCGTTGTACCGCTCGGAATACAGGGGATGGGCACGAACAGCGGACCGAATACCCGAATCGTCGTCGTCGGTTCCGACGCCGGAACCGTCACCGAACGCGCCCTCGCGGAGCGCGGTCTCACGACCGAGACGGTTCGGACGACCGACGCCTGTCTCGACCGGCTCTCGAGTGCCGACGGCGTCGTGATCGAGGGGCCGCTTCCGGACGCCGATCTCGTCGATTGCTGCAGGGCGATACGGGACCGCCGGTCCGCGGTCCCGAT includes these proteins:
- a CDS encoding formyltetrahydrofolate deformylase, encoding MTTDVTEITVIGDDDTGLVANVTSLLFERGVNIEDLDQAVRDGVFRMYLAVDTSEMVCTEETLREDLHELGDDLGLDVQVRFPADRETQQIAVLVTKESHCLEALFEAWANDELGADIGVVIGNHDDLQPLADHYDVPFHDIGDEGGQQNEDELLELLAEYDVDLIVLARYMRILSPNVVFRYEDRIINVHPSLLPAFPGAEAYRQAVEEGVRVAGVTAHYVTTDLDQGPIITQRAFDVPDDADLAEMKRRGQPLEADALLEAVQLHLNGDVSVHRGRTSVRENGTQYQLGLPDEIEEFTPDRPVDGIGSAVADDS
- the purS gene encoding phosphoribosylformylglycinamidine synthase subunit PurS; its protein translation is MTAYTATVTVRLKRGVLDPEAETTKQALERLGFELEDLRSADRFEVDLEADGADDARERADEMAERLLANPTIHDYDVEVAER
- the purQ gene encoding phosphoribosylformylglycinamidine synthase I; amino-acid sequence: MTVSIIRFGGSNCDRDAERALAHLDIDAEIVWHEDGLPEDTTGVILPGGFSYGDYLRAGAMAARSPIMAEVREAAADGVPVLGVCNGAQIGCESGLTEGAFTTNESARFQCEHVYLRVERTDTPWTAAYEEGEVIEVPIAHGEGRYEIDDDQLAELEDEGRVLFRYCDESGEPTPEANPNGSKHSVAGVLGERASVAVLMPHPERATLPDIGPTDGQGVLRGFESAANGA